One stretch of Streptomyces sp. NBC_00443 DNA includes these proteins:
- the cobI gene encoding precorrin-2 C(20)-methyltransferase: MSSSRLIGVGVGPGDPELVTVKGVNALREADAVVVPVMAASDGNDGGERGRAEATVLHYVPEEKVVRVVFALNERTDRARREAAWDAAGERVAELLKQHGAVAFATIGDPNVYSTFTYLAQTIVEAVPGTVIETVPGITAMQDLAARSGAVLTEGTEPLTLVPVTAGATVLKEALSGPGTVVAYKFGRQAGEVAAALRETGRIEDAVWGSALGLTEESIQPAADLDGSALPYLSTLIAPARRDGGRGGKL, encoded by the coding sequence ATGAGCAGCAGCAGGTTGATCGGAGTCGGGGTCGGTCCCGGCGATCCGGAGCTGGTGACCGTCAAGGGCGTCAACGCTCTGCGCGAGGCCGACGCGGTCGTCGTACCCGTCATGGCTGCATCTGATGGAAATGATGGGGGTGAGCGTGGGCGGGCCGAGGCCACCGTGCTGCACTACGTGCCCGAGGAGAAGGTGGTTCGGGTCGTGTTCGCGCTGAACGAGCGGACCGACCGTGCTCGGCGCGAGGCCGCCTGGGACGCGGCGGGTGAGCGGGTCGCCGAGCTGCTCAAGCAGCATGGCGCGGTCGCCTTCGCCACCATCGGCGATCCCAATGTGTACTCCACGTTCACCTATCTCGCGCAGACGATCGTCGAGGCGGTGCCCGGCACCGTCATCGAGACCGTCCCCGGCATCACCGCCATGCAGGACCTCGCCGCGAGGTCGGGCGCCGTTCTCACCGAGGGGACCGAGCCGCTCACGCTCGTGCCCGTGACCGCGGGGGCGACGGTGCTCAAAGAAGCTCTCAGTGGGCCCGGGACCGTCGTCGCCTACAAGTTCGGCCGGCAGGCGGGTGAGGTCGCCGCGGCCCTGCGGGAGACCGGGCGGATCGAGGACGCGGTGTGGGGGTCGGCGCTGGGGCTGACGGAGGAGTCGATCCAGCCGGCCGCCGACCTCGACGGCTCTGCCCTGCCCTACCTCTCGACCCTCATCGCGCCCGCCCGGCGCGACGGCGGGCGGGGCGGCAAGCTCTGA
- a CDS encoding cobyrinate a,c-diamide synthase, whose protein sequence is MTSSSVPRLVIAAPSSGSGKTTVATGLMAAFAARGLAVSPHKVGPDYIDPGYHALATGRVGRNLDAYLCGPELVGPLFLHGARGCDIAVVEGVMGLYDGAAGEGELASTAHVAKLLRAPVVLVVDASSQSRSVAALVHGFASWDPEVRVGGVILNKVASDRHEELLREALDSAGVPVLGVLRRVAQVDTPSRHLGLVPVAERRGEAVEAVAAMAAQVAAGCDLDALHGLARGAGVVSGAAWDAAEVLDSSPPPPLPVPNLGAAPPDPPFGPERASSSSSGRAEMPEKPVVAMAGGSAFTFSYAEHAELLAAAGAEVVPFDPLRDGQLPDGTRGLVIGGGFPEVYAAELSANEPLRKAVAALAESGAPVAAECAGLLYLSRELDGQPMCGVLDVTARMSERLTLGYRDAVAVSDSVLAATGTRMRAHEFHRTVVEPGSGTAPAWGVRSPLRRVEGFVQQGVHASYLHTHWAAEPGVARRFVERCRTS, encoded by the coding sequence GTGACATCCTCCTCCGTCCCCCGGCTGGTCATTGCCGCGCCTTCCTCCGGCAGCGGCAAGACCACCGTTGCCACAGGGCTGATGGCCGCGTTCGCCGCGCGGGGGCTTGCCGTGTCCCCGCACAAGGTCGGGCCGGACTACATCGATCCCGGGTATCACGCGCTCGCGACCGGGAGGGTGGGGCGGAATCTCGACGCGTATCTGTGCGGGCCGGAGCTGGTCGGGCCGTTGTTCCTGCACGGGGCGCGTGGGTGTGACATCGCCGTCGTAGAGGGCGTGATGGGGCTGTACGACGGGGCCGCCGGGGAGGGTGAGCTGGCGTCCACGGCGCATGTGGCGAAGCTGCTGCGGGCGCCGGTCGTGCTCGTCGTGGACGCCTCGTCGCAGTCGCGGTCCGTGGCGGCGCTGGTGCACGGGTTCGCGTCCTGGGATCCGGAGGTGCGGGTCGGGGGCGTGATTTTGAACAAGGTCGCTTCGGATCGGCACGAGGAGTTGCTGCGGGAGGCGTTGGACTCGGCCGGGGTGCCTGTGCTGGGGGTGCTGCGGCGGGTGGCTCAGGTGGATACGCCGTCGCGGCATCTGGGGCTGGTGCCGGTTGCCGAGCGGCGGGGGGAGGCGGTGGAGGCTGTGGCGGCGATGGCCGCGCAGGTTGCGGCGGGGTGCGACCTGGACGCGTTGCACGGGCTGGCTCGGGGTGCGGGTGTGGTGTCGGGTGCGGCTTGGGACGCGGCTGAGGTCCTCGACTCCTCGCCCCCGCCGCCCCTTCCCGTCCCGAACCTGGGGGCTGCGCCCCCAGACCCCCCTTTCGGCCCCGAAAGGGCCTCGTCCTCGAGCTCCGGACGGGCTGAAATGCCTGAGAAGCCGGTGGTCGCCATGGCCGGAGGGTCCGCGTTCACCTTCTCCTACGCCGAGCACGCCGAACTGCTCGCCGCCGCCGGTGCCGAAGTCGTGCCCTTCGATCCGCTGCGGGACGGGCAACTGCCCGACGGCACGCGGGGCCTGGTGATCGGTGGCGGGTTTCCCGAGGTGTACGCCGCTGAGCTGTCCGCCAACGAGCCGCTGCGCAAGGCCGTTGCCGCCCTCGCGGAGAGCGGTGCCCCGGTGGCCGCGGAGTGTGCGGGGCTGCTCTATCTGAGCCGGGAGCTCGACGGGCAGCCCATGTGCGGGGTGCTCGACGTGACCGCGCGGATGAGCGAGCGGCTGACGCTGGGGTATCGGGACGCGGTCGCCGTGAGTGACAGTGTGCTGGCGGCGACCGGGACGCGGATGCGGGCACACGAGTTTCATCGGACCGTCGTCGAGCCCGGCTCGGGGACGGCTCCCGCCTGGGGGGTCAGGTCCCCTCTGCGGCGGGTCGAAGGTTTCGTACAGCAGGGCGTGCACGCGAGTTATCTGCACACGCACTGGGCCGCAGAGCCCGGTGTCGCCCGTCGGTTCGTGGAGAGGTGCCGGACGTCATGA
- a CDS encoding precorrin-8X methylmutase gives MNRVVHPIEEESYRRLRARLDTSHFPPLTRAVVERVIHSAADLDYASDLVMEEGELEKAHAALHAGAPVVVDVEMVAAGITRRETVCQLRDAVAGPGLTRSAHAIRLAYEQVGPGALWVIGNAPTALEELLTLDAAPALVIGLPVGFVGAVESKAALRESGLPAVSNVSEKGGSAVASAALNALLYHPLSHPVPHPDPHSDPHSDSHSDSHSDSHSEEKS, from the coding sequence GTGAACCGCGTCGTCCATCCGATCGAGGAGGAGTCCTACCGGCGGCTGCGCGCCCGGCTGGACACCTCGCACTTCCCGCCGCTGACCCGGGCCGTGGTGGAGCGGGTCATCCACTCCGCCGCCGACCTCGACTACGCGAGCGATCTCGTCATGGAGGAGGGCGAGCTGGAGAAGGCGCATGCCGCGCTGCATGCCGGGGCGCCCGTCGTCGTGGACGTCGAGATGGTGGCGGCCGGGATCACCCGGCGGGAGACCGTCTGCCAGCTCAGGGACGCGGTGGCCGGTCCCGGGCTGACGCGTTCGGCGCATGCCATCCGGCTGGCGTACGAGCAGGTCGGCCCCGGCGCGCTCTGGGTGATCGGCAACGCGCCGACCGCGCTGGAGGAGCTGCTGACCCTGGACGCCGCCCCGGCGCTCGTCATCGGGCTGCCCGTCGGCTTCGTCGGCGCGGTCGAGTCCAAGGCCGCGTTGCGCGAGAGCGGGCTTCCTGCCGTGAGCAACGTGTCCGAGAAGGGCGGTTCGGCGGTCGCCTCTGCCGCGCTCAACGCCCTGCTGTACCACCCCCTTTCGCACCCTGTTCCGCACCCCGATCCCCATTCCGATCCCCATTCTGATTCGCATTCTGATTCGCATTCTGATTCGCATTCCGAGGAGAAATCGTGA
- the cobO gene encoding cob(I)yrinic acid a,c-diamide adenosyltransferase: MPQGQPSVVPDDGLTTRQRRNRPLVVVHTGIGKGKSTAAFGLALRAWNQGWPVGVFQFVKSAKWKVGEENALRVLGASGQGGTVDWHKMGEGWSWVQRDAQMDNEDKAREGWEQVKRDLAAETYKLYVLDEFAYPMHWGWVDTDEVVSVLRDRPGTQHVVITGRNAPEKLVGLADLVTDMSKVKHPMDAGQKGQRGIEW, encoded by the coding sequence ATGCCTCAGGGACAGCCGAGTGTCGTGCCGGACGACGGGCTGACGACTCGTCAGCGTCGTAATCGGCCTCTGGTGGTCGTGCACACGGGGATCGGCAAGGGCAAGTCGACCGCTGCATTCGGGCTTGCTCTGCGCGCCTGGAATCAGGGGTGGCCGGTCGGGGTGTTCCAGTTCGTCAAGTCGGCGAAGTGGAAGGTCGGCGAGGAGAACGCGCTGCGGGTGCTGGGGGCGTCCGGGCAGGGCGGGACGGTGGACTGGCACAAGATGGGCGAAGGGTGGTCCTGGGTGCAGCGGGACGCCCAGATGGACAACGAGGACAAGGCCCGGGAGGGCTGGGAACAGGTCAAGCGGGACCTGGCCGCCGAGACGTACAAGCTGTACGTGCTCGACGAGTTCGCCTACCCCATGCACTGGGGGTGGGTGGACACCGACGAGGTCGTCTCCGTGCTGCGTGACCGGCCGGGGACCCAGCACGTGGTCATCACCGGGCGGAACGCGCCCGAGAAGCTGGTCGGCCTCGCCGACCTCGTGACCGACATGTCCAAGGTCAAGCACCCCATGGACGCCGGCCAGAAGGGCCAGAGAGGCATCGAGTGGTGA
- the cbiE gene encoding precorrin-6y C5,15-methyltransferase (decarboxylating) subunit CbiE: MITVVGTGTGAPVPEDVLAGAELVVGGRRHLDAVRLPADVERVVLGALAPALDTIAEYVEKERPVVVLASGDPGFLGIVRALAERFGSERLDVRAGVSSVAAAFARVGLPWDDAVVVSAHGREPRTAVNVCRAHPKVAVLTGPGAGPAELGAALRHTGRVLVVASALGDPRRERVERVTPAEAAGRDWGTAVSVVLCLDPERAVGAVRTVAGPAPGPDRWALDEADFAHRDSMITKFEVRALALALLGPRLGDLVWDIGAGSGSVAVECARLGAAAVAVEKARDGVERIRANAAAHGVDVHVVHGAAPTVLSDLDDPDAVFVGGGGRELPAIVTACARRARRTVVVAMAALDRVPAAREALTGAGFSCDGVLLQSSRLAPLPGDVTRLAATNPVFLLWGARSPVYREGVTQ; encoded by the coding sequence GTGATCACCGTCGTCGGCACGGGGACGGGAGCGCCGGTTCCCGAGGACGTCCTCGCCGGGGCCGAGCTGGTCGTCGGCGGGCGGCGGCATCTGGACGCCGTACGGCTGCCCGCCGACGTGGAGCGGGTCGTGCTCGGGGCGCTGGCGCCTGCCCTCGACACCATCGCGGAGTACGTCGAGAAGGAGCGGCCCGTGGTGGTGCTCGCCTCGGGCGACCCGGGGTTCCTGGGGATCGTGCGGGCGCTGGCCGAGCGGTTCGGGTCCGAGCGGCTGGATGTGCGTGCCGGGGTGTCCTCGGTGGCCGCCGCGTTCGCGCGGGTCGGGCTGCCGTGGGACGACGCGGTGGTGGTGAGCGCACACGGGCGCGAGCCGCGTACAGCGGTGAACGTGTGCCGGGCGCACCCCAAGGTGGCGGTGCTGACCGGGCCGGGTGCCGGGCCGGCCGAGCTGGGCGCGGCGCTGCGGCACACCGGGCGGGTCCTGGTCGTCGCCTCAGCGCTGGGCGATCCTCGGCGCGAGCGCGTGGAGCGGGTGACGCCCGCCGAGGCCGCCGGCCGCGACTGGGGTACGGCGGTGAGCGTGGTGCTGTGCCTGGACCCCGAGCGGGCCGTCGGCGCGGTGCGTACGGTGGCCGGTCCGGCGCCGGGGCCCGACCGATGGGCCCTGGACGAGGCCGACTTCGCGCACCGCGACTCGATGATCACCAAGTTCGAGGTGCGGGCCCTGGCCCTGGCCCTGCTGGGCCCACGGCTCGGCGACCTGGTGTGGGACATCGGCGCGGGCTCCGGCTCGGTGGCCGTGGAGTGCGCCCGGCTCGGCGCGGCGGCCGTCGCCGTCGAGAAGGCACGGGACGGGGTGGAGCGGATCCGCGCCAACGCCGCCGCGCACGGCGTCGACGTGCACGTGGTGCACGGGGCGGCGCCCACCGTCCTGTCCGACCTCGACGATCCGGACGCGGTGTTCGTCGGGGGCGGGGGGCGTGAGCTGCCCGCCATCGTCACCGCGTGCGCGCGTCGGGCGCGGCGGACGGTCGTCGTCGCCATGGCCGCGCTCGACCGGGTGCCCGCCGCTCGCGAGGCACTCACCGGTGCCGGGTTCTCCTGCGACGGGGTGCTGCTGCAGTCGTCGCGGCTCGCCCCGCTGCCGGGGGACGTGACCCGGCTCGCGGCGACCAATCCCGTATTTCTGCTGTGGGGTGCCAGAAGCCCCGTGTACCGAGAGGGAGTTACCCAGTGA
- the cobJ gene encoding precorrin-3B C(17)-methyltransferase — MIGLISATAAGAAARDRLVTAWPDRVRVYDGPVGDAVRRAFAECEQLVCFLATGAVVRLVAPLLGDKATDPGVVCVDEGGRFAVSLVGGHGGGANELARQVGELLGAEPVVTTATDAVGVPGLDTLGLPVEGDVAGVSRALLDGEPVALRAEVAWPLPPLRAGAEGAYVVRVTDRLIEGVAEREVVLRPPSLVVGVGASKGAPVDEVLGLVESTLGEAGLSLKSLAELATVDAKAGEPGIVAAAERLGVPVVTYSAEQLAGVEVPNPSDAPLAAVGTPSVAEAAALVRGGELLVPKRKSERADGLPAMATCAVVRRPGRGRLAVVGLGPGARDLLTPRAKAELRRASVLVGLDQYVDQIRDLLRPGTRVLESGLGAEEERARTAVEEARKGQAVALIGSGDAGVYAMASPALAEASDDIDVIGVPGVTAALAAAAILGAPLGHDHVSISLSDLHTPWEVIERRVRAVAESDIVVTFYNPRSRGRDWQLPKALAILAEHRKPTTPVGVVRNASRPDESSRVTTLGALDPATVDMMTVVTVGNTATRDIAGRMVTPRGYRWQASQEGAE, encoded by the coding sequence GTGATCGGCCTCATTTCCGCCACCGCGGCGGGGGCGGCTGCGCGGGACCGGCTGGTCACGGCGTGGCCGGACCGGGTGCGCGTGTACGACGGTCCCGTCGGGGACGCCGTGCGGCGGGCGTTCGCCGAGTGCGAGCAGCTCGTGTGTTTCCTGGCGACAGGGGCCGTCGTACGGCTCGTCGCGCCGCTGCTGGGCGACAAGGCGACCGACCCGGGTGTGGTGTGCGTCGACGAGGGCGGGCGGTTCGCCGTGTCGCTGGTCGGCGGGCACGGCGGCGGAGCCAATGAACTCGCCCGGCAGGTCGGGGAGTTGCTGGGGGCCGAGCCCGTGGTGACGACGGCGACCGATGCCGTCGGGGTGCCCGGTCTGGACACGCTCGGGCTGCCGGTGGAGGGCGATGTCGCCGGGGTCTCACGGGCGCTGCTCGACGGGGAGCCGGTGGCGCTGCGGGCCGAGGTGGCCTGGCCGTTGCCGCCGCTGCGAGCCGGCGCCGAGGGGGCGTACGTCGTCCGTGTGACGGATCGGCTCATCGAGGGCGTCGCCGAGCGCGAGGTCGTGCTGCGCCCGCCGTCCCTGGTCGTCGGCGTCGGGGCGTCCAAGGGCGCCCCCGTCGACGAGGTGCTCGGGCTGGTCGAGAGCACGCTCGGAGAGGCCGGCCTCTCCCTCAAGTCCCTCGCCGAACTCGCCACCGTCGACGCCAAGGCCGGCGAGCCCGGCATCGTGGCGGCCGCCGAGCGGCTCGGGGTGCCGGTGGTGACCTACTCCGCCGAGCAGCTCGCGGGCGTCGAGGTCCCCAACCCCTCCGACGCGCCCCTCGCCGCCGTCGGCACGCCCTCGGTCGCCGAGGCCGCCGCACTCGTGCGCGGCGGTGAACTCCTCGTCCCGAAGCGGAAGTCCGAGCGCGCCGACGGGCTGCCCGCGATGGCGACCTGTGCTGTCGTACGGCGCCCGGGGCGCGGGCGGCTCGCGGTCGTCGGGCTCGGGCCGGGCGCGCGGGACCTGCTGACGCCGCGTGCGAAGGCGGAACTCCGCCGCGCCTCCGTGCTCGTCGGGCTCGACCAGTACGTCGACCAGATCCGCGACCTGCTGCGGCCCGGCACCCGGGTCCTGGAGTCGGGGCTCGGTGCCGAGGAGGAGCGGGCGCGCACGGCTGTCGAGGAGGCCCGCAAGGGGCAGGCGGTCGCGCTGATCGGCAGCGGGGACGCGGGCGTGTACGCGATGGCCTCCCCCGCGCTCGCCGAGGCGTCCGACGACATCGACGTGATCGGCGTGCCGGGTGTGACCGCCGCACTCGCCGCCGCCGCGATCCTGGGCGCCCCGCTCGGCCACGACCATGTGTCCATCAGCCTCTCCGACCTGCACACGCCGTGGGAGGTCATCGAACGACGGGTGCGGGCCGTGGCCGAGTCGGACATCGTGGTCACCTTCTACAACCCCCGTTCCCGGGGCCGGGACTGGCAGCTGCCCAAGGCCCTCGCGATCCTCGCCGAGCACCGGAAGCCGACCACGCCGGTCGGTGTCGTACGGAACGCGTCGCGGCCGGACGAGTCCAGTCGGGTCACGACACTGGGCGCCCTCGACCCGGCGACGGTCGACATGATGACGGTCGTGACCGTGGGCAACACGGCGACCCGGGACATCGCGGGTCGCATGGTGACGCCGCGCGGCTACCGCTGGCAGGCATCGCAGGAGGGAGCGGAGTGA
- the cobM gene encoding precorrin-4 C(11)-methyltransferase, whose protein sequence is MADAPTGKVTFVGAGPGAADLLTFRAARAIAEADVVIWAASLVQAEVLEHAREDAEILDSATMSLEDVVAVYERARADGLKVARIHSGDPALWGGTQEQLDRCAVIGVETEVVPGVSAFSAVAALAGRELTIPEVAQSVVLTRLGGGKTPMPPGEEVREFAKHGTTMAIFLSAARSGQLVRELLEGGYPTSTPVVVAYQATWPEELVVKCTIETLEETVKEHKLWKHTLFLVGPALDAHGTRSHLYHPGHFHGYRKADPQARRALRERGAST, encoded by the coding sequence ATGGCCGATGCCCCCACCGGCAAGGTGACCTTCGTCGGTGCCGGCCCCGGCGCCGCCGATCTGCTGACGTTCCGTGCCGCGCGTGCCATCGCCGAGGCGGACGTCGTGATCTGGGCGGCCAGCCTGGTCCAGGCGGAGGTCCTCGAGCACGCGCGCGAGGACGCCGAGATCCTCGACTCGGCGACCATGTCCCTCGAAGACGTGGTCGCCGTGTACGAGCGCGCCCGCGCCGACGGCCTCAAGGTCGCCCGCATCCACTCCGGTGACCCCGCCCTCTGGGGCGGCACGCAGGAGCAGCTCGACCGGTGTGCCGTGATCGGCGTCGAGACCGAGGTCGTGCCCGGGGTCTCCGCCTTCTCCGCCGTCGCCGCGCTCGCCGGGCGCGAGCTGACCATCCCCGAGGTCGCGCAGTCCGTCGTCCTCACCCGGCTCGGTGGCGGCAAGACGCCGATGCCGCCCGGGGAGGAGGTCAGGGAGTTCGCCAAGCACGGCACGACCATGGCGATCTTCCTGTCGGCCGCCCGCAGCGGGCAGCTCGTACGGGAGTTGCTGGAGGGCGGGTATCCGACGTCCACGCCGGTCGTCGTCGCCTACCAGGCGACCTGGCCCGAGGAGCTCGTCGTGAAGTGCACGATCGAGACGCTGGAGGAGACCGTCAAGGAGCACAAGCTCTGGAAGCACACCCTGTTCCTGGTCGGCCCCGCCCTCGACGCGCACGGCACGCGCTCGCACCTCTACCACCCCGGCCACTTCCACGGGTACCGCAAGGCGGACCCGCAGGCGCGCAGGGCGCTGCGCGAGCGGGGAGCCAGTACGTGA